A stretch of the Aegilops tauschii subsp. strangulata cultivar AL8/78 chromosome 4, Aet v6.0, whole genome shotgun sequence genome encodes the following:
- the LOC109765900 gene encoding transcription factor bHLH144, with product MQGGPGYGYGGYGYGAGYDMTGYGNGGAYYTNDRYPTPAPAPAAYEDPLAGRRQHDFPAPLTGLEFQPSDACPNNYVIFDQTYDRSRVMYNPSLPNNFGSSGGYDQHGNNGGYDHNYSGGHDGGKCSTGQKEDSDEIDALMSSGDGEEEDDVLSTGRTSGCRGDGSPDSTCSPGYVVSVSPSGGGGGERKKNRMKKMMKTLKGIIPGGDRMDTPAALDEAVKYLKSLKVEAKKHGVRGSRS from the coding sequence ATGCAGGGAGGTCCAGGCTACGGGTACGGCGGCTACGGCTACGGTGCCGGCTATGACATGACCGGGTACGGCAACGGCGGAGCATACTACACCAACGACCGGTACCCCACGCCGGCACCGGCGCCGGCTGCCTATGAGGACCCGCTCGCCGGTCGGAGGCAGCACGACTTCCCGGCGCCGCTCACCGGGCTCGAGTTCCAGCCGTCGGATGCCTGCCCCAATAACTACGTCATCTTTGATCAGACCTACGACCGGAGCAGGGTCATGTACAACCCGTCGCTGCCCAACAACTTCGGTTCCTCCGGGGGCTATGACCAGCACGGCAACAACGGCGGCTATGATCACAACTACAGCGGCGGCCACGACGGCGGTAAATGCTCGACTGGGCAGAAGGAGGACAGCGACGAGATCGACGCGCTGATGAGCTCTGgggacggcgaggaggaggacgacgtgcTGAGCACGGGTCGCACCTCAGGGTGCCGCGGCGACGGCTCCCCGGACTCCACGTGCTCCCCCGGGTACGTGGTGAGCGTCAGCCCGAGTGGCGGCGGAGGTGGCGAGAGGAAGAAAAACcggatgaagaagatgatgaagacGCTCAAGGGGATCATCCCCGGCGGCGACCGGATGGACACCCCCGCCGCCCTCGACGAGGCCGTCAAGTACCTCAAGTCGCTCAAGGTGGAGGCCAAGAAGCACGGGGTGCGCGGATCAAGAAGCTAG